The proteins below come from a single Myxococcales bacterium genomic window:
- a CDS encoding non-canonical purine NTP pyrophosphatase yields the protein MIAHFIDGTDLRAAEVRRAAPELQFELAGLPAGYSTSAPDPERRAHDMVMAVEHGFPCFAEATDLLTMEGQSLRLELDSENENRFCRWWREKPVRLVLCVALRRSADAAVELFHGTCDGRIADKPAGPRALGWDRLFVPEGFDATLAELVADPDAGDDTVGLRAAPYQALAAALASA from the coding sequence GTGATCGCGCACTTCATCGACGGCACCGACCTCCGCGCAGCCGAGGTCCGCCGCGCGGCACCCGAACTTCAGTTCGAGCTCGCGGGCCTGCCGGCCGGCTACTCGACCAGCGCGCCCGATCCCGAGCGGCGCGCCCACGACATGGTGATGGCGGTCGAGCACGGCTTCCCGTGCTTCGCCGAGGCGACCGACCTGCTGACCATGGAGGGCCAGAGCCTCCGCCTCGAGCTCGACTCCGAGAACGAGAACCGCTTCTGTCGCTGGTGGCGCGAGAAGCCGGTGCGGCTGGTGCTGTGCGTCGCGCTCCGGCGCAGCGCCGACGCCGCGGTCGAGCTGTTCCACGGCACGTGCGACGGCCGCATCGCCGACAAGCCGGCGGGCCCCCGCGCGCTGGGCTGGGATCGCCTGTTCGTGCCCGAGGGCTTCGACGCCACGCTCGCCGAGCTGGTGGCCGACCCCGACGCCGGCGACGACACCGTCGGCCTCCGCGCCGCCCCCTACCAGGCGCTGGCGGCCGCGCTCGCGTCGGCGTGA